A DNA window from Aestuariispira ectoiniformans contains the following coding sequences:
- a CDS encoding MATE family efflux transporter, with translation MQKQTFISGSPIQHILGMAWTSMLALLAVLLVDVIDLFWLGLLGDVQIVAALGYAWPVMFLAVSITLGLSAAMTALVSRTEGAGDRDRARQYALHILLYGIGLSSLMTASLWFASPVIMTLIGATGPAQALAVKYLQVVLLGLPIMCVSMSSGALLRAVGAKKRAMAAKMAGALLNAVLDPIMIFGFDYGLEGAAWATFLSRIAILAVAFHGAFFVHRMIGGFDWRRFLGDFRQTLTVMLPVSFAKAGPPLGSAFVIATMAHFGDSAVAASTIIERIVPFAYVGLSALPQAIGPIIGQNFGAKLFDRVSEIWRKAILLVVLYAAIVALTLSLGQGVLIGMLRIDGETAALLSQFCTWVAPCYIFMGLQNVAHASLNVTGRAPLATAFDLGKELLGVIPLVYLGASLVGAPGVLMGQAAGMVIFGLIAGIVAYGRIGRIPGKPAGNSQPSLRQTILENMIGIVMGKKTLQ, from the coding sequence ATGCAAAAGCAAACATTCATCTCCGGTTCTCCTATTCAGCATATCCTTGGCATGGCCTGGACCAGCATGCTGGCGCTTCTGGCGGTTTTGCTGGTCGATGTCATTGATCTGTTCTGGCTGGGCCTGCTGGGCGATGTCCAGATTGTTGCAGCCCTCGGCTATGCCTGGCCGGTCATGTTCCTCGCTGTCTCCATCACCCTGGGCCTGTCGGCGGCGATGACCGCACTTGTCTCCCGCACGGAAGGCGCAGGCGACCGCGACCGCGCACGGCAATATGCCCTCCACATCCTGCTATACGGGATCGGCCTGTCCTCGCTGATGACGGCAAGCCTGTGGTTTGCCTCCCCCGTCATCATGACCCTGATCGGTGCAACCGGTCCGGCGCAGGCGCTTGCCGTCAAATACCTGCAGGTCGTCCTGCTCGGCCTGCCGATCATGTGCGTGAGCATGTCTTCCGGTGCCTTGCTGCGTGCGGTCGGGGCGAAGAAGCGCGCCATGGCGGCCAAGATGGCCGGTGCCTTGCTCAACGCGGTGCTCGACCCCATCATGATCTTCGGATTTGACTACGGCCTGGAAGGGGCCGCCTGGGCGACTTTCCTCTCCCGGATCGCCATTCTGGCCGTCGCCTTTCACGGTGCCTTCTTCGTCCATCGCATGATCGGCGGTTTTGACTGGCGGCGTTTCCTGGGAGACTTCCGTCAGACACTTACAGTCATGCTTCCGGTCAGCTTTGCCAAGGCAGGCCCGCCGCTGGGCAGCGCCTTCGTCATTGCCACCATGGCTCATTTCGGCGATAGCGCGGTTGCGGCCAGTACGATTATCGAACGTATCGTGCCCTTTGCCTATGTAGGGTTAAGCGCCCTGCCACAGGCCATTGGTCCCATCATCGGCCAGAATTTCGGTGCCAAGCTGTTTGACCGCGTCAGCGAAATCTGGCGTAAGGCCATCCTGCTGGTTGTCCTCTATGCGGCCATCGTTGCGCTGACCCTGTCCCTGGGCCAGGGTGTACTCATCGGCATGCTGCGAATTGATGGTGAGACCGCCGCTCTCCTGTCCCAGTTCTGCACCTGGGTCGCCCCCTGTTACATCTTCATGGGGCTGCAGAATGTCGCCCATGCATCGCTGAACGTGACGGGCCGCGCCCCCCTGGCAACGGCATTCGATCTGGGCAAGGAATTGCTGGGCGTTATCCCGCTCGTCTATCTGGGGGCAAGCCTCGTCGGCGCGCCGGGTGTCCTCATGGGACAGGCTGCCGGGATGGTCATTTTCGGCCTGATTGCGGGTATTGTCGCCTATGGCCGGATCGGCCGCATTCCGGGCAAACCGGCAGGAAACAGCCAGCCCTCTTTGCGACAGACGATCCTTGAAAACATGATTGGTATAGTCATGGGAAAAAAGACATTGCAGTAA
- a CDS encoding Fe(3+) ABC transporter substrate-binding protein produces the protein MKKILSTAVLASTIAMVGTAAHAEGEVNVYSYRQPFLIQPLFDRFTKETGIKVNVVFAKRGLEERLRQEGENSPADLIFTVDIGRLQSVVDKGLTQPVHSDKLNADIPANLRDPEGNWFGLTTRARIIYASKDRVKPGEIQSYEDLADPKWKGRVCTRSGSHSYNVALIASMIAHHGEEKAEEWLRGLKANLARKPQGNDRAQVKAIWQGECDLAVGNSYYMGKMLADKEQADWAQSVNMIFPNQEDRGTHVNISGVALTKYSPNKQEAIQLMEFLSDDEAQGIYAEQNFEYPVKAGVPWSKLLETWGTFKVDQLGLDVVAKNRSKASKLVDKVGYNE, from the coding sequence ATGAAAAAGATATTGTCGACCGCCGTTCTCGCCTCCACCATCGCCATGGTCGGCACCGCCGCCCACGCGGAGGGAGAAGTGAATGTCTATTCCTACCGTCAGCCTTTCCTGATCCAGCCGCTGTTCGACAGGTTCACAAAGGAAACCGGTATCAAGGTGAATGTTGTCTTTGCCAAGCGCGGTCTGGAAGAACGCCTGCGCCAGGAAGGCGAAAACAGCCCGGCGGACCTGATCTTTACCGTCGACATTGGCCGCCTGCAGAGCGTCGTCGACAAGGGTCTCACCCAACCGGTTCACAGCGACAAGCTCAACGCCGACATTCCGGCCAATCTGCGCGACCCGGAGGGCAACTGGTTCGGCCTGACCACCCGCGCACGCATTATCTATGCCTCCAAGGACCGCGTGAAGCCGGGTGAAATCCAATCTTACGAAGACCTGGCCGACCCGAAATGGAAGGGCCGTGTCTGCACCCGCAGTGGCAGCCACTCCTACAATGTAGCACTGATCGCCTCCATGATCGCCCATCACGGCGAAGAAAAGGCAGAGGAATGGCTGCGCGGCCTGAAGGCCAATCTGGCGCGCAAACCACAGGGCAATGACCGTGCCCAGGTCAAGGCGATCTGGCAGGGTGAATGCGACCTGGCCGTCGGCAATAGCTACTATATGGGCAAGATGCTGGCCGACAAGGAGCAGGCCGATTGGGCGCAGTCCGTCAACATGATCTTTCCGAATCAGGAAGATCGCGGCACTCATGTGAATATCTCCGGCGTTGCGCTGACCAAATATTCACCGAACAAACAAGAAGCCATCCAGCTTATGGAATTCCTGTCCGACGACGAGGCACAGGGGATCTATGCGGAGCAGAATTTCGAATATCCGGTCAAGGCGGGTGTGCCCTGGTCCAAGCTGCTCGAAACATGGGGAACCTTCAAGGTCGACCAGCTTGGCCTGGACGTGGTTGCGAAAAACCGCAGCAAGGCATCCAAGCTTGTCGACAAGGTTGGCTATAACGAATAA
- a CDS encoding CoA-acylating methylmalonate-semialdehyde dehydrogenase gives MTEELKHWVGGKKVAGESGRFADVFNPATGEVIARVPLASRAEVDKVVKNAQEGFEVWSEMAVPKRASIIFRFRELLVQNQDKLAEVLGREHGKTIPDAKGEIQRGIDVTEFACGVPHLIKGEFNQNVGGNIDLYSIREPLGVVGGITPFNFPVMIPLWMGVMAVACGNAYVNKPSERDPSSADFLAELWTEAGLPDGVWNVVHGDKEAVDALLEHPDVPAISFVGSTGVGEYIYQHGCANNKRVQAFCGAKNHMVIMPDADMDQAADALIGAGFGSAGERCMAISVAVPVGQATQDALIERLAPKVEALKIGAYNDPEADINPLITVQAKERVESLITKGVEEGADLLVDGRGARLQGYEGGFFVGATLFNNVSREMDIYKTEIFGPVLSVTKPQSFDSAVQMINDHEYGNGVAIFTRDGDSARAFSKRVDVGMIGVNVPIPVPMAFHNFGGAKRSKFGDTQMHGPESIRFFTKMKTISSRWPSGIKEGAQLAFPTND, from the coding sequence ATGACTGAAGAATTGAAACACTGGGTCGGCGGGAAAAAGGTCGCAGGGGAAAGCGGTCGTTTTGCCGATGTTTTCAATCCGGCAACGGGCGAAGTGATCGCCAGGGTGCCGCTGGCCAGCCGCGCGGAAGTCGACAAGGTCGTCAAGAACGCGCAGGAAGGGTTCGAGGTCTGGTCGGAGATGGCTGTGCCGAAACGCGCCAGCATCATTTTCCGCTTCCGTGAGCTGCTGGTCCAGAACCAGGACAAGCTGGCGGAAGTTCTCGGTCGTGAGCATGGCAAGACCATCCCGGACGCCAAAGGAGAAATCCAGCGCGGTATTGACGTGACCGAATTCGCCTGCGGTGTGCCGCATCTGATCAAGGGTGAGTTCAACCAGAATGTCGGTGGCAACATCGACCTTTATTCCATCCGCGAACCCCTGGGTGTTGTTGGCGGCATCACGCCGTTCAACTTCCCGGTCATGATCCCGCTCTGGATGGGTGTGATGGCAGTTGCCTGCGGCAATGCTTATGTGAACAAGCCGTCCGAACGTGATCCGTCCTCTGCGGACTTCCTGGCGGAATTGTGGACCGAGGCCGGTTTGCCGGATGGTGTGTGGAACGTCGTTCACGGTGACAAGGAAGCGGTTGACGCGCTGCTGGAACATCCGGATGTCCCGGCAATTTCTTTTGTCGGTTCCACCGGTGTTGGTGAATATATCTACCAGCATGGTTGTGCGAATAACAAACGGGTCCAGGCCTTCTGCGGTGCGAAGAACCATATGGTCATCATGCCGGATGCGGATATGGATCAGGCAGCCGACGCCCTGATCGGTGCCGGTTTCGGCTCGGCAGGCGAGCGTTGCATGGCGATTTCCGTTGCCGTACCGGTGGGTCAGGCAACGCAGGATGCCCTGATCGAACGTCTGGCGCCGAAGGTCGAGGCATTGAAAATCGGTGCCTATAACGACCCGGAAGCAGATATCAACCCGCTGATCACCGTGCAGGCGAAAGAGCGTGTTGAAAGCCTGATTACCAAAGGTGTTGAAGAGGGGGCGGACCTGCTGGTCGATGGCCGTGGGGCACGTCTGCAGGGCTATGAAGGTGGCTTCTTCGTCGGGGCGACGCTGTTCAACAACGTCTCCCGGGAAATGGACATCTACAAGACCGAAATCTTCGGTCCGGTTCTGTCTGTAACCAAGCCGCAGAGCTTCGATAGCGCCGTGCAGATGATCAATGATCACGAATACGGCAATGGCGTTGCGATCTTCACCCGTGACGGCGACAGTGCCCGTGCCTTCTCAAAGCGCGTTGATGTTGGCATGATTGGCGTGAACGTGCCGATCCCGGTGCCGATGGCCTTCCACAACTTTGGCGGCGCGAAGCGTTCCAAGTTTGGCGACACGCAGATGCATGGCCCGGAATCGATCCGCTTCTTCACCAAGATGAAAACGATCTCCAGCCGCTGGCCGAGCGGCATCAAGGAAGGGGCGCAACTGGCGTTCCCGACCAACGACTGA
- a CDS encoding DUF1835 domain-containing protein — translation MTSTIHIRCGSDLERALPLAGYDGDFLEWTDPVCQGPVTGPVADDRYFDARARFIADDWGYDYDETIALLREQTRRLDALDGYDRVILWFEHDIFDQAILMRLCAELQGRPGLHDRLFIQTINNFPGEERFVGFGQLSPEQIATLKGQEKPVTADMLDFGAKAWRAYSDSDPMMFWQLSQAAPETFPFLTAAAKRFFQDYPWTGDGLSLSERHCLRVIAGGVEKAGYVFRDTQSIHEPQPFMGDVMFWAILKHLSAADAPAITWIEGWTDAVELTPFGEDLLAGEADWTARNGIDRWFGGVHLTGKSPAWRWDEAAQSPVATA, via the coding sequence ATGACATCAACCATTCACATTCGCTGTGGTAGTGACTTGGAGAGGGCCTTGCCGTTGGCCGGGTATGACGGGGATTTCCTGGAATGGACGGATCCTGTCTGCCAAGGGCCGGTCACCGGTCCCGTCGCGGACGACCGTTATTTCGATGCCCGCGCGCGATTTATTGCCGATGACTGGGGCTATGACTACGACGAAACCATCGCCCTGTTGCGGGAGCAGACCCGGCGGCTGGATGCATTGGACGGTTACGATCGGGTGATCCTCTGGTTTGAACATGACATTTTCGATCAGGCGATCCTGATGAGGCTTTGCGCCGAGTTACAGGGGCGGCCTGGGTTACACGACCGCCTGTTCATCCAGACGATCAACAACTTCCCCGGAGAAGAGCGCTTTGTCGGATTCGGTCAGTTGTCACCGGAACAGATTGCCACGCTGAAGGGCCAGGAAAAGCCCGTCACTGCAGATATGCTGGATTTTGGGGCAAAGGCCTGGCGGGCCTATAGTGACAGCGATCCCATGATGTTCTGGCAGCTTTCACAGGCCGCGCCGGAGACTTTTCCTTTCCTGACAGCGGCAGCCAAACGCTTCTTTCAGGACTATCCCTGGACCGGCGACGGGCTGAGCCTGTCGGAGAGGCATTGCCTTCGTGTGATTGCCGGTGGTGTGGAAAAGGCGGGGTATGTGTTCCGCGATACACAGTCGATTCACGAACCGCAGCCCTTTATGGGGGATGTGATGTTCTGGGCGATCCTCAAGCATCTGAGCGCCGCCGACGCGCCAGCAATAACGTGGATTGAGGGGTGGACGGATGCTGTTGAACTCACACCCTTCGGGGAAGATTTGCTGGCCGGGGAGGCCGACTGGACAGCCCGCAACGGTATCGACCGCTGGTTTGGTGGTGTCCACCTGACGGGTAAATCACCGGCCTGGCGTTGGGATGAGGCCGCGCAATCGCCCGTGGCAACGGCCTAG
- a CDS encoding LysR substrate-binding domain-containing protein, with protein MNYSQLRAFHRVAKEGSFTRAARALRVSQPTLSAQVKELEEAYGVRLFDRRGRGVVPTQLGHSLLAITNRLFSMEEEAEALLAGARDLTRGHLSVGTDSPHHVMSILAAIKQEHPGLRLSLSMGNADTVLRDLLEYRTDVAVLANVGEDPRLHSQPFRKERLVVFVPRGHPLVERRRISLSNLNGQELVLRERGSVTREIFENAIEESGVRPGGILEIQSREACREAVAAGLGIGVVFESEFGSDPDLVPLPIRDKELIVGEFVVCLKDRKRLANIRAFLRIAERLAS; from the coding sequence ATGAACTACAGCCAGTTACGCGCCTTTCACAGGGTCGCAAAAGAAGGCAGTTTCACGCGTGCGGCGCGCGCCCTGCGCGTTTCCCAACCGACCCTGTCCGCCCAGGTGAAGGAACTGGAAGAAGCCTACGGCGTGCGCCTGTTCGACCGGCGCGGCCGCGGGGTCGTCCCGACACAGCTCGGCCATTCCCTGCTGGCAATCACCAACCGCCTGTTCAGCATGGAAGAAGAGGCCGAGGCCCTGCTGGCCGGGGCGCGTGACCTTACCCGCGGACATTTGTCCGTCGGGACCGACAGCCCCCATCATGTGATGTCGATCCTGGCCGCCATCAAACAGGAACATCCGGGGTTGCGTCTGTCGCTTAGCATGGGCAACGCCGATACCGTCCTGAGAGACCTCCTGGAATACCGGACCGATGTCGCCGTCCTTGCCAATGTGGGTGAAGACCCCCGCCTGCACAGCCAGCCCTTTCGCAAGGAACGCCTTGTCGTCTTTGTTCCGAGAGGGCATCCCCTGGTCGAACGACGCCGCATCAGCCTGTCCAACCTGAACGGGCAAGAGCTGGTCCTGCGGGAACGGGGGTCCGTGACCCGTGAAATCTTTGAAAATGCCATTGAGGAATCAGGGGTTCGACCGGGCGGCATTCTGGAAATCCAAAGCCGGGAAGCCTGCCGCGAGGCAGTTGCCGCAGGTCTTGGTATTGGTGTGGTCTTTGAAAGTGAATTCGGCAGCGATCCGGACCTCGTCCCCCTGCCTATCCGTGACAAGGAACTTATCGTCGGCGAATTTGTCGTCTGCCTGAAGGACCGAAAACGCCTGGCCAATATCCGCGCGTTCCTACGGATTGCAGAACGGCTTGCCAGCTAG
- a CDS encoding ABC transporter permease: MTTATNQDITQSPKGHRRHSTWWTGGAFTVAAFVFLPIAAIIVLAFSPEENIWPHLVSTMLPRYIKNTLILMLGVGTGTFLMGISAAWLVTMCRFPGQRLFEWALLLPMAMPAYVVAYVYTDLIEYAGPVQTGLRALFGWKLKSEYWFPEIRTAGGAIAMLSLVLYPYVYMLTRASFLQQSVCVLEAGRVLGRTPWQCFWSIALPLARPAVVVGLALSMMETLNDFGTIDFFAVHTLTAGVFDVWMSMNNLGGAAQISLVMLVFVIGLLWIERASRRGQRYHSTSTKYQALPGYLLTGWKKIGAVVLCSALVILGFILPAIVLTYYAIGHWEISWTPEFLTYAKHSILLSGGAAAISVTIGVFLAYALRLNKGRKLKIATRLASVGYAMPGAVLAIGVLIPFANFDNAFDAFMKSHFGISTGLLLSGTATAIIFAYTVRFLAVGFGGVETALLKVTPNMDDAARTLGQRPLGVLRHVHLPMIRGGILGGAILVFVDSMKELPATLILRPFNFDTLATYVYQYASDELLEECALGALTIVLAGILPVILLSKAVRTSRPGH, translated from the coding sequence ATGACAACGGCGACCAATCAGGATATTACCCAATCGCCCAAAGGTCACCGTCGGCATTCGACCTGGTGGACAGGCGGCGCTTTCACTGTTGCCGCCTTTGTATTCCTGCCGATCGCTGCCATTATCGTCCTCGCTTTTTCACCGGAAGAAAACATCTGGCCCCATTTGGTCAGCACCATGCTGCCCCGCTATATCAAGAATACCCTGATCCTGATGCTGGGTGTTGGGACAGGCACGTTCCTGATGGGGATCTCGGCGGCCTGGCTTGTCACCATGTGCCGTTTTCCGGGACAGCGCCTTTTCGAATGGGCCCTGCTGCTGCCGATGGCAATGCCTGCCTATGTGGTGGCCTATGTCTATACCGATCTGATAGAATATGCCGGGCCGGTCCAGACAGGCCTGCGCGCCCTGTTCGGATGGAAGCTGAAAAGCGAATACTGGTTCCCGGAAATCCGGACCGCAGGCGGCGCAATCGCTATGCTGTCACTGGTGCTTTACCCTTATGTCTATATGCTGACGCGCGCGTCTTTCCTGCAACAGTCGGTCTGTGTGCTGGAGGCAGGTCGCGTGTTGGGCCGCACGCCCTGGCAATGTTTCTGGTCCATCGCCCTGCCGCTGGCCCGCCCGGCGGTCGTCGTCGGCCTGGCGCTATCCATGATGGAAACCCTGAACGACTTCGGCACCATCGACTTCTTTGCAGTCCACACGCTGACCGCCGGTGTTTTCGATGTCTGGATGTCCATGAACAATCTGGGCGGTGCGGCGCAGATCTCACTGGTCATGCTGGTCTTCGTGATTGGCCTTTTGTGGATTGAACGCGCGTCGCGACGTGGACAGCGTTATCACAGCACCAGCACGAAATATCAGGCGCTGCCCGGTTATCTGCTGACCGGGTGGAAGAAAATCGGCGCAGTCGTATTGTGCAGTGCGTTGGTCATTCTCGGCTTTATCCTCCCCGCTATCGTCCTGACCTATTACGCCATCGGTCATTGGGAGATTTCCTGGACGCCGGAATTCCTGACCTATGCAAAGCATTCCATCCTGCTGTCCGGTGGGGCAGCGGCGATTTCGGTCACAATCGGCGTCTTCCTGGCCTATGCCCTGCGCCTCAACAAGGGCCGCAAACTGAAGATCGCCACAAGACTGGCCAGTGTCGGCTATGCGATGCCCGGCGCAGTGCTTGCCATCGGCGTCCTGATTCCGTTCGCCAATTTCGACAACGCCTTCGACGCCTTCATGAAATCCCACTTCGGTATTTCCACCGGCCTGCTTTTGTCCGGCACGGCAACCGCGATCATCTTTGCTTATACGGTTCGTTTCCTGGCGGTTGGCTTTGGCGGGGTGGAAACGGCCCTGTTAAAAGTCACGCCCAATATGGACGACGCAGCACGAACCCTGGGGCAGCGTCCCCTGGGCGTGTTGCGCCATGTGCATCTGCCGATGATCCGCGGCGGCATTCTGGGCGGGGCGATCCTGGTTTTCGTGGACTCCATGAAGGAACTGCCCGCAACACTGATCCTGCGGCCCTTCAATTTCGACACGCTGGCGACCTATGTCTACCAATATGCCTCCGACGAATTGCTTGAGGAATGCGCTTTGGGCGCACTCACTATCGTGCTGGCGGGAATCCTACCTGTGATCCTGCTATCCAAGGCGGTTCGCACCTCACGCCCCGGCCATTAA
- a CDS encoding 2-aminoethylphosphonate--pyruvate transaminase, giving the protein MTVRPAASETGDPLLLTPGPLTTSKAVKEVMVHDWGSRDQAFIDINQAVRDGVVKVAGGERTHTCVPMQGSGTFSVEAMITSFVPRDGKVLILVNGAYGKRAGKICDYHARAYVTYETPEDTPPSVEEIGRLLDEDKEITHVFAVHCETTSGILNPIKAIADMVQAKGRRLLVDSMSAFGALPIDAKSVHYDALAASSNKCLEGIPGMGFVVCRLSALAETEGNANALTLDLFDQWKSMEANKQWRFTPPIHVIVSLDQAIKEFFAEGGVEGRGGRYANNCRVLVEGMRDLGFETLLPDDLQAPIIITFHKPADANFHFETFYNMLAERGYLIYPGKLTVADSFRIGCIGRLHESHMQGAVDAVREVLREMGVSNCAPARAAE; this is encoded by the coding sequence ATGACGGTACGTCCCGCAGCCAGCGAAACAGGTGATCCCCTTCTCTTGACGCCCGGACCTTTGACCACGTCCAAGGCTGTGAAGGAGGTGATGGTTCATGACTGGGGCTCTCGCGATCAGGCCTTTATCGACATTAACCAGGCCGTCCGCGACGGTGTCGTTAAAGTGGCCGGTGGCGAGCGTACGCATACATGCGTGCCCATGCAGGGCAGCGGCACTTTCTCTGTTGAGGCGATGATTACCAGCTTTGTTCCGCGTGACGGCAAGGTCCTGATTCTGGTGAATGGGGCATACGGCAAACGCGCAGGAAAAATTTGCGATTATCATGCACGTGCCTATGTCACCTACGAAACGCCGGAAGATACCCCGCCGTCGGTCGAGGAAATCGGGCGCTTGCTGGACGAAGACAAGGAAATCACCCATGTCTTTGCAGTGCATTGTGAAACCACCAGCGGCATTTTGAACCCGATCAAGGCAATCGCGGATATGGTTCAGGCCAAGGGCCGTCGCCTGCTGGTCGATAGCATGAGTGCCTTTGGCGCGCTGCCGATCGATGCCAAGTCCGTTCATTATGATGCTTTGGCGGCATCCTCCAACAAATGCCTGGAGGGGATCCCGGGCATGGGGTTTGTTGTCTGCCGCCTGAGTGCCCTGGCAGAGACCGAGGGCAATGCCAACGCGTTGACCCTGGACCTGTTTGACCAGTGGAAATCCATGGAGGCCAACAAGCAGTGGCGCTTTACCCCGCCGATCCATGTGATCGTGTCCCTGGACCAGGCCATCAAGGAATTTTTCGCTGAAGGTGGCGTGGAAGGCCGTGGCGGACGTTATGCCAACAACTGCCGTGTGCTGGTTGAGGGAATGCGTGACCTGGGCTTCGAGACCCTGCTGCCTGACGATCTGCAGGCACCGATCATTATTACCTTCCACAAACCGGCTGATGCGAATTTCCACTTCGAGACTTTCTACAACATGCTCGCCGAACGTGGCTATCTGATCTATCCGGGCAAACTGACCGTCGCGGACAGCTTCCGCATCGGCTGCATCGGTCGTCTGCATGAAAGCCATATGCAAGGCGCGGTGGATGCCGTGCGTGAGGTGCTCCGTGAAATGGGCGTGTCCAACTGTGCACCCGCACGGGCCGCAGAATAA
- a CDS encoding cation diffusion facilitator family transporter gives MTHEANSPTNQNSNHRNQKLMRWATYASVTTAVILILIKTWAWYVTSSVALMSSLIDSLMDCFASLVTLTTVAHALTPADKEHRFGHGKAESLGALAQSAFIAASAILLMIEASNRFYSPKPVTSSDVGTAVMIASIIITLCLLGFQQMVLKRTDSVAIKADALHYLGDLLPNIGVIATLWLAGPMGWTYLDPAFALAVSVYLLFNAWRIVREALRVLMDHELPDTDREAIFQRAMSQSQVIAVRDLRTRQAGTTVFIQMDLELSPELSLQVAHDIADCVTKDIQAAYPMAEVMVHQFPKGAHD, from the coding sequence ATGACGCATGAAGCAAACAGCCCTACCAATCAGAACAGCAACCACCGCAATCAGAAACTGATGCGCTGGGCAACCTATGCCTCGGTCACGACAGCCGTCATCCTGATTTTGATAAAAACATGGGCCTGGTATGTCACCTCTTCCGTGGCGCTGATGTCCAGCCTGATTGACTCTCTGATGGACTGTTTTGCCTCACTGGTCACCCTGACAACCGTGGCCCACGCCCTGACCCCGGCGGACAAGGAACATCGTTTCGGTCATGGCAAGGCGGAATCCCTTGGCGCGCTGGCCCAATCCGCCTTCATTGCCGCATCCGCGATCCTGTTGATGATTGAGGCCAGCAACCGGTTCTATTCACCCAAACCGGTGACAAGCTCGGATGTCGGGACGGCAGTGATGATTGCATCCATCATCATCACGCTATGCCTGTTGGGTTTTCAGCAGATGGTCCTGAAACGTACGGATTCCGTCGCGATCAAGGCGGATGCCTTGCATTACCTCGGGGACCTGCTTCCCAATATCGGCGTCATCGCGACATTGTGGCTGGCCGGACCGATGGGATGGACCTATCTGGACCCGGCCTTTGCGCTGGCGGTGTCCGTCTATCTACTGTTCAACGCCTGGCGGATCGTCCGGGAGGCGCTGAGGGTCCTGATGGATCACGAACTCCCCGATACGGATCGTGAGGCCATATTCCAACGGGCGATGAGCCAATCGCAGGTAATCGCCGTGCGAGACTTGCGAACCCGTCAGGCCGGAACGACCGTCTTCATCCAGATGGACCTGGAATTATCCCCGGAACTGAGCCTGCAGGTCGCTCACGATATTGCCGATTGCGTTACCAAGGACATACAGGCCGCCTACCCGATGGCGGAAGTAATGGTTCATCAGTTCCCGAAGGGAGCACATGACTAG